The proteins below come from a single Argentina anserina chromosome 1, drPotAnse1.1, whole genome shotgun sequence genomic window:
- the LOC126793172 gene encoding uncharacterized protein LOC126793172 has translation MLLRNSISSTKRFISKTLGNLKNLFSAGSYQKLPKSPAIYNAYSSSMSTSTTAHVSDMNIYDTSSHKDFTDQWDSKRQSNNKRLVISSPGQEDHKVVRRRDHEACDLNNNKVMPKRVAESRTMVSKELKELKRVCLVAEKLKELEMLDISNVDHVLDVQEVFHYYSRLTCPAYLEIVDRFFMEMCTEFFGPASTAGGSKKSRQRTSFRV, from the coding sequence ATGCTGCTCAGGAATTCCATTTCCAGCACCAAGAGGTTTATTAGCAAAACCCTTGGCAACCTGAAGAACCTATTTTCTGCTGGTAGCTACCAAAAGCTACCCAAGTCCCCTGCCATCTATAATGCCTATAGTAGTTCCATGTCTACTAGTACTACTGCTCATGTTAGTGATATGAATATTTACGACACAAGCAGTCACAAAGACTTCACAGATCAATGGGATAGCAAGAGACAAAGCAACAACAAGAGATTAGTTATTTCCTCGCCTGGCCAGGAAGATCATAAAGTGGTTCGAAGGAGAGATCATGAGGCATGTGATCTGAATAATAACAAGGTCATGCCAAAGAGAGTGGCGGAAAGTAGAACTATGGTTTCCAAAGAATTGAAGGAGCTGAAAAGGGTTTGTTTGGTGGCTGAGAAGCTGAAGGAGTTGGAGATGTTGGATATAAGCAATGTGGATCATGTTCTGGATGTACAAGAAGTCTTTCATTACTATTCTCGCCTCACTTGCCCTGCCTATCTTGAAATTGTGGACAGGTTTTTCATGGAAATGTGTACTGAATTCTTCGGTCCAGCATCAACTGCAGGAGGAAGCAAGAAATCGAGGCAGAGGACTTCTTTTAGAGTATAA